The Edaphobacter sp. 12200R-103 genome contains a region encoding:
- the nuoL gene encoding NADH-quinone oxidoreductase subunit L, whose amino-acid sequence MPASYLWLIPLLPFAGFLINGTLGRRLPRPLVSAVALVPTFLSACLWIWLWFTMRAPGAPESIQSVATLFGNSWISISGFHADFAFTVDHLTLIMLGVVTCVGFLIHLYSVGYMAHEDGYWRFFAYLNLFMFFMLVLVLSANFLLLFVGWEGVGLASYLLIGFYFKKDSAANAGKKAFIVNRIGDFGFLLAMFLLIAHFGTLDFATIFSSVAQHTEWQGGFLTAIALLLVVGAAGKSAQIPLYVWLPDAMEGPTPVSALIHAATMVTAGIYMVARAHTIFDRSPYALGVVAIIGAATALIAACIGMVQHDIKRVLAYSTVSQLGYMFLACGVGAYAAGVFHLLTHAFFKALLFLAAGSVIHALSGEQDMRNMGGLRKRIPITFWTMTMGVFAIAGIPPLAGFFSKDEILFRAFVSPNPIGKLLWLVGLVTAGMTSFYMFRLWFKTFFGEMRFDEHHAAEHAHDAGHDSGQAHDGHGVHESPLVMTLPLMILALLSIVGGWVGVPAALGGHNEIEHFLAPVFESGHAVATLEMIPSPLPGVSHGTELGLAAVSVLVALFGLFVAYVLYYKKPGTAASFAQKFPALYRLVENKFYVDEIYQAVIVTPLLVVSRLILGGLVDGGIVNGSGFAAGASARGLGSLVRRVQSGNIRSYAGWLALGAAAVIAVMIFGHSLWLH is encoded by the coding sequence ATGCCTGCTTCCTATCTCTGGCTGATTCCGCTTCTTCCCTTCGCCGGATTCCTCATCAATGGAACCCTGGGCCGCCGACTTCCGCGCCCGCTCGTCTCCGCCGTTGCTCTCGTCCCGACCTTCCTCTCGGCGTGCCTCTGGATCTGGCTCTGGTTCACCATGCGAGCCCCGGGCGCGCCCGAATCCATCCAGTCCGTCGCCACGCTCTTCGGAAACTCCTGGATCTCCATCTCCGGCTTTCACGCCGACTTCGCCTTCACCGTCGACCACCTCACGCTCATCATGCTGGGCGTCGTCACCTGCGTCGGCTTCCTCATCCATCTCTATTCCGTCGGCTACATGGCCCACGAGGACGGCTACTGGCGCTTCTTCGCCTACCTGAACCTGTTCATGTTCTTCATGCTGGTTCTGGTCCTATCGGCCAACTTCCTCCTGCTCTTCGTCGGCTGGGAGGGCGTCGGTCTCGCCTCCTACCTGCTGATCGGCTTCTACTTCAAGAAGGACTCCGCCGCCAACGCCGGCAAGAAGGCCTTCATCGTCAACCGCATCGGCGACTTCGGCTTCCTGCTCGCGATGTTCCTTCTCATCGCGCACTTTGGCACCCTCGACTTCGCCACCATCTTTAGCTCCGTCGCGCAGCACACGGAGTGGCAGGGCGGTTTCCTCACCGCTATTGCCCTGCTGCTCGTCGTAGGCGCCGCCGGCAAATCTGCACAGATCCCGCTCTACGTCTGGCTCCCGGACGCCATGGAAGGCCCGACCCCAGTCTCCGCGCTCATCCACGCGGCAACGATGGTGACGGCGGGCATCTACATGGTTGCCCGCGCCCACACCATCTTCGATCGCTCCCCGTACGCCCTCGGCGTCGTCGCCATCATCGGAGCCGCCACCGCTCTCATCGCCGCCTGCATCGGTATGGTCCAGCACGACATCAAGCGCGTTCTCGCCTACTCTACCGTCTCGCAGCTCGGCTACATGTTTCTGGCCTGCGGTGTCGGAGCGTATGCAGCCGGTGTCTTCCACCTGCTTACCCACGCCTTCTTCAAGGCGCTACTCTTCCTCGCCGCCGGCTCCGTCATCCACGCGCTCTCGGGCGAGCAGGACATGCGCAACATGGGCGGTCTGCGCAAGCGCATTCCCATCACCTTCTGGACCATGACGATGGGCGTCTTCGCCATCGCCGGCATCCCTCCGCTCGCCGGTTTCTTCTCCAAGGACGAGATCCTCTTCCGCGCCTTCGTCTCGCCCAACCCTATCGGGAAACTTCTCTGGCTCGTCGGCCTCGTCACCGCCGGCATGACGTCGTTCTACATGTTCCGGCTGTGGTTCAAGACCTTCTTCGGCGAGATGCGCTTTGACGAGCACCACGCCGCAGAGCACGCCCACGATGCTGGTCATGACTCCGGCCAGGCACACGACGGTCACGGCGTCCACGAGTCGCCACTCGTCATGACGCTCCCGCTCATGATCCTCGCCCTGCTCTCCATCGTCGGCGGATGGGTCGGAGTTCCCGCCGCCCTCGGCGGACATAATGAGATCGAGCATTTTCTAGCCCCCGTCTTTGAGTCCGGCCACGCCGTGGCGACGCTGGAAATGATTCCCTCGCCGCTTCCCGGTGTCAGCCATGGAACCGAACTCGGCCTCGCCGCCGTCTCGGTCCTCGTCGCTCTCTTCGGGCTCTTCGTCGCCTACGTCCTCTACTACAAGAAGCCCGGAACCGCCGCCTCCTTCGCGCAGAAATTCCCTGCCCTCTATCGCCTGGTCGAGAACAAGTTCTACGTCGACGAGATCTATCAGGCCGTCATCGTTACCCCGCTGCTCGTCGTCAGCCGCCTCATCCTGGGCGGTCTCGTCGATGGCGGCATCGTCAACGGCTCTGGATTCGCCGCTGGTGCCAGCGCTCGCGGTCTCGGCTCACTCGTTCGCCGGGTTCAGTCCGGCAACATTCGCTCCTACGCCGGCTGGCTCGCCCTCGGCGCCGCTGCCGTCATCGCTGTCATGATCTTCGGCCATTCACTCTGGCTGCACTAA
- the nuoK gene encoding NADH-quinone oxidoreductase subunit NuoK gives MTVPISYYLVLAAVLFSIGVASFLIKRNIITIFMSIELMLNAVNLTFVAFAHMWHQITGQIFVFFVMVVAAAEAAVGLAIIIAIFRTRQTLNVDQVNLLKN, from the coding sequence ATGACCGTTCCCATCTCCTATTACCTGGTCCTCGCCGCTGTGCTCTTCTCCATCGGCGTCGCCAGCTTCCTGATCAAGCGCAACATCATCACCATCTTTATGTCGATTGAGCTGATGCTCAACGCCGTTAACCTGACCTTTGTCGCCTTCGCCCACATGTGGCACCAGATCACAGGGCAGATCTTTGTCTTCTTCGTCATGGTGGTCGCCGCTGCCGAAGCCGCCGTCGGACTGGCAATCATCATTGCAATCTTCCGTACCCGCCAGACCCTCAACGTTGACCAGGTCAACCTGCTGAAAAACTAA